The genomic DNA CAAGGATTAATTCAAGAAAGCAGAAAAGAAAAAGGATGTATTGAATATAATTTAATTGATTCTAATGTGGATAATGAATTGTATTTTATTGAAAAATGGGAAACTAAAGAGGATTTAAATAATCATGCTCAATCTACTCATTCGAAAAAATATGGTGAATTACTGAAGGGATTAAAAGAAACTGAATCACCAATTGAAATTTATGAAATCAATAAAAAAAATAATATTTTAGAAAGAAGAAGTATTAGAAATTATACTTCTCAAAATGTTTCTAAAGAGATTGTTGATAGAATAATCGAAGCAGGAATGTATGCACCTTCTGCAGGAAATCAGCAAGGATGGGAATTTGTAGTTATTAGAAATAGGGAAGTTTTAGATAAGTTATCAAAGATGAGTCCTTATGCAACACCTCTAAAAAAAGCGAATATAGCTATTTTAATTTTAGGAAATGAAAATGTTAAATATCCACAAAATTTATTTCAAGATTTAGGTGCAGCAACTCAAAATATTTTATTACAAATAACAACAGAAGGTTTAGGAGGAGTTTGGTTAGGAATAGCACCTGAAGCTGATAGAATGGATTTAGTAAAATCTACTTTAGATTTAAAAGAAAATATATTGCCTTTTGCAATTGTACCTTTTGGATATTCTTCTGAAGAAGAAAAAACTGTTAATAGATATGACAAAAGCAAAGTTTGGTCAATTGAATAGAATTGAGACTAAAAATTGCTTCAAAGTTTAAACTATTAGAGCACTTTTTAAAAATTTGAAAAATTTTTTTCAAAAAAAGATTGACAATGTAGTGTTAAATTTGTTATTATCATTTCAAATAAAAAAATAGGAGGGAATAAAATGACTATGAGAAAATTTTTAAGGACACAAAACTATGATAGTA from Candidatus Cetobacterium colombiensis includes the following:
- a CDS encoding nitroreductase family protein, which codes for MIRVVVPVQVKKNKKSEFLSVAQGLIQESRKEKGCIEYNLIDSNVDNELYFIEKWETKEDLNNHAQSTHSKKYGELLKGLKETESPIEIYEINKKNNILERRSIRNYTSQNVSKEIVDRIIEAGMYAPSAGNQQGWEFVVIRNREVLDKLSKMSPYATPLKKANIAILILGNENVKYPQNLFQDLGAATQNILLQITTEGLGGVWLGIAPEADRMDLVKSTLDLKENILPFAIVPFGYSSEEEKTVNRYDKSKVWSIE